One part of the Muntiacus reevesi chromosome 18, mMunRee1.1, whole genome shotgun sequence genome encodes these proteins:
- the GNGT2 gene encoding guanine nucleotide-binding protein G(I)/G(S)/G(O) subunit gamma-T2 produces the protein MAQELSEKELLKMEVEQLKKEVKNPRALISKTGKEIKDYVEAEAGNDPLLKGIPEDKNPFKEKGGCMIS, from the exons ATGGCCCAGGAGCTCAGCGAGAAGGAGCTCTTAAAGATGGAGGTAGAGCAGCTGAAGAAGGAAGTGAAGAACCCAAGAGCTCTG ATTtccaaaacaggaaaggaaatcaAGGATTATGTGGAGGCTGAAGCAGGAAACGACCCTCTTCTTAAAGGCATCCCTGAGGACAAGAATCCCTTCAAGGAAAAAGGCGGTTGTATGATAAGCTGA